gtgtttgactctttaaataatgttgatattttaaattaaaaaataaaataaggactgGGGAAAAATCCTACaactgaataaattaaaaaaccctcactttaaaaaaaatgaatactatAATCATGcaaaaggtaaagaaagaaaactaaccaaaacaACTTTGAAACACAGTATTTTGATGGTTATGCCCTGATTCAGGTAAACATGAGCTGTAACTGTGGTTAATAGTGTCTTCTTCGCCccaccctttctccctccctcacttcctccctcctttctttcttcctttctctctccctctttcttcctcttcttctctaTATGTGAGTTAACAAGTCTGAAACTATTTTCAGTGTAtcctatgtgtgcatgctcaattgcttcagttgtgtctgactctgtgcaaccttatggactgtagcctgccaggctcttctgtccaaggaatttttcaggcaagaacactagagtaggttgccatttcctcctccaggggatcttcctgacccaggaatcgaacccccatctcttgtgtctcttgcactgcaggtggattctttaccactagagccacctgggaagtcttcagtgtttcttcagttcagttcagttcagttcagtcgctcagtcatgtccgactctttgcaaccccatgaattgcagcatgccagacctccctgtccattaccaactcccggagtatacCCAAACccgtgcccatcgagtcagtgatgctatccagccatctcaccctctgtcgtccccttctcctcctgcccccaatccttcccagaatcaaagtcttttccaatgagtcagctcttcacatgaggtggccaaagtactggagtttcagcttcagcatcagtccttccaatgaacacccaagacttatCTCCATTAGGATCCTAAGATTCAACGGGATCTTAGGACTGAACAAATGAGTAAATACACTAATAAAAGTGAGAACCATTTTTTTCACCGTTAAAGACAGGGTTTACATCGTGGAAAGATGGAAGCCTGTGATTTTGAAGTGGAATTAGAGATATTAGCATAAATATGCAATGTATTATACATATCGAGAGGAGAGACTGAGAAACAGAACTAAGTAAGTTTGTGGAATGTTTGTGTCCAACCAAATCTTGCTTTTCAAATACCTGGCTAcactaaaagaaatgaggaaatctTGGGGAAAGAGTGAATCCAGTCTGAATGACACAGACTATACAACGAACCTGAAATATTTTGTTGtgtaaaatgtaaagaaagatgAGTAGAAGCATGGGGACGAGTCAAAATGACACAGGAACCAACCTGAGTGATTCTTACTGAACAAATCTGGAGGAATGTAGgcatttatacaaataaaaaatagtaatataataacaataatgataatatttcTTTGAACATCTTGCTGAAGATACTGCCAAGATATCTCTATCACTACTTCAGAGGACTCAGGTAAAATGAAGTGGGAAATCTTATTTTAGAGAATTACTCCATCCATCAACATTTTTATAGTAAATACTCTCTAACCTTCTGGAGGTGATGGATGCAGGAAGAAGCAACTGTAAGAGAGGGAAGCTGATGGAGCCATTAGATTTGTGTGTGGGGTTAAAATCTCCCTGAAGAGTGAAATTCCCTGAGTTGTAGTCAGGATCACTGTGGAAGGTTGTGGTGATGTTCAGTAACATAGTTGAAACCAATGCAAGAAAGCAGTGTAAGTGAAACAGATCTTCAGGGGCTTTCTTCACTTGATGACTTTATTGGAATGTCCATTTCTTTGAACAAGCCTATCAAGGCGTTCTGAGAAGTTTCTCTTTTTCCCAGCACTGTAATGGCTTCAGTACCCTCAAAGAGGCTTGCTTGAGCTTCCTATTTCCTAGAATTAGGATAAGCAAGTGACCCCAGAGATAGAGGACTGTGGTTGtcatgccaaaaataaaaagcagtttgTTTTCAGGCACTGTCACACTTGATATTTGTATGGCAGTGCCTACAAAATTCAAGATAAAGAGGATGATAAAAGACACCAAGACTTTCATTGCTTTAATATGTGCTTCTGTACCGGGGTCTCTGAATCCTGTGGCATTCAGTTGCATCCTCCTGTTGTGTCTCCAAAGAGAAGTGAGCAACAAGACACATGTAATCAGGCATAGGATAAAAAGGAGAATGACACCAAGATGGAGCCAAATTTGCTTTCCAAAAAGTTCATCTTTATACATATCCATTGACCAGcctgtgcttttatttttctttctattatcaTTAGCAATCTTCACAAAATGTGGAAAAGTAACTAACCATGAAATAAGCAAGCAccccaaaagaaggaaaagaaccaTGTTGAGTCTACCCTTCAACCAGAGAAAGATGCGGTGGGAAAAACTGGATATCTTCAGGAAATAGAAGATGCTGAGGCAGGTGGCAAACCAGATACTTGATTGATTCATAACTATCCATAAGTAACCATTATATTCAATTAGGTTCCCAGAGGAATGTACATCTGGAgagaataactttaaaaatccaTCAGTAACTATTGTCCATATCAGGCAAAATCTGGAAGTTGCTAAGCCAGTGAGAATAAAGCTGATAGTAGAGATCCTCTTGTTTTTCATACAGTCAATGCAGCTTACAAGTCCAATAAATCCATTCCCTAAAAGTCCCAATATTGACTCACTAACTGCTACAAAAATGAGGAGACTTTCCATTATACTCAGCATGTCTGCCAATCCCTAATAGTGTTTCTGTTCCATCAATTTTAAATTACCTGCTGCAGAATGAAGTATATATTGCTGTTTGATGGTAGAATGAATTTTCTCTCCTTCATTTCATAAAGACTTAAAATGCCCCTGAATTACTGCCTTGGGATGAATCCAAAACACCTTCACAGAGACCCCTCCAGTTATGAGCATAAAATTTAGCTAGTCTACAAAATGTGTGACCAGACTAAATACTTAACCACTATTTGTTAAGATGCAAATAAAAGTTTCTATTTCAGGGACTCTACTTGTCCTCCAGGGTCTATTTTGCGTTTGTTATCCTGGATTGTGTAGTAGGAATGCCAAATATATGCCTACTGAACACAGTACAAACAAAAATTGTGCTTCACCTTTTTCAGTGTCAACAGTAacattgtcatttattttgtgTTAAGACTGGCAGTTTAGatatataaagcaaaagtagTGCAGAGAAGAGATGAATGTATTTAGCCATTGTATACCAAgctgctgcttttaaaaatatcagtaagACTGATTAGCCTTTAGTCATGCTAACTAAGGAAAAAAGAgcccagaagtgaaaaaagagTTATCTCAACTGATCCCATGGACATTTAAGGGAGTATTACAAGCACTTCTATGTTCACAAACTTGATAAATTAGATGAAATGtactagttctttgaaaaataccaatTGCCAAAACTCACACAGGAAGAAATAACAATGTGAATAGGTCTAAATCTGCtattaaaatgaagaactaaTTAATAACCTTTCAGAGAAAGCACCAGACCTAAGTAGAGGCACTGGtaaattctaacaaacatttaagaaatattgTACTAATTCTCTTCAGTCTCTTTTATAAAACAGCAGAGGGAGTACTTCacaacttattcttttttttttccatttatttttactagttggaggctaattactttacaatactgtagtgggttttgtcatacattgacatgaatcagccatggagttacatgtattccccatcccgatcccccctcccacctccctctccacccgattcctctgggttctAAGGTCAGCCTTACCataataacaaaaccagacaaagatattagtagaaaactacagaccaatacaTTTCACCACCATAGATGTGAAAATTCTCAACATATGTGAGCCAATTAAATCcaaaaatgcatataaaaatacATAGCAAAAACAACCAGGATTTAGCCTGAACATACAAGCTTGGTCCaacatttgaaatttatttaatgtAACCCATCAcatcaacaaatgaaaaagaaacacgCAGTGTATCAATATATGTAAAAAAAGCacctgacaaaatccaacatgaTAAAAACTCCCAGTAAATCAGGAATAGAGGGAAATATCTTTTACTTGATAAATACTATATACAACAAACCTAGAGCTAACATTGTGCTTACTGGTGAAATACTCAAAGTGTCTCTACCAGTATCAGGTCCAAGGCAAATACATCCTTTGTCAGCACTCCTTTTCAGCATGTGCTGGAAATTCTAACTAATATAATGAAACAAGAAAGATAAATAATAGGCATACAGATTGGATGGAAGAAAGAAAGCTATCTTCGTTTGCAGTTGACATGatcatctatgtagaaaatccaaaagaagtaACCAAAGAATTCCTGAAATTGATAAGCAGTTATCGCAACATAGCAAGATACAAAGTTAAGATACTAAAGTCAATTGCTTTCTTATACATCAGAAATGAACACATGGAATTGGAAATGGGAAACAATAGCATTTCCACTGCATCCAAAAAGTTACATAGGTATAAATATGACAAACGCAAAACCTATATGAGGAAAACTTCAAAACtctgataaatgaaaataaaaaagagctaAATAAATTTAACAGTCCATGTTTATAGATAAGACAATAAGACAATAAATATTGTCCAAATGTCAGTTACTCCACACTTGatttatagattcagtgcaatcccaatcaaaactTCAGCATGTTATTTTGTTGATAccaacaaactgattctaaagtttatatgaagAGTCAAAACCCAGAACAACCTACTCGCTATTGAAGGAGAGGAATCAAGTCAGAGAACTGACACTACTTGAGGTCAAGACTAAATAAGAGAGTGTGATATTGGCAAAAATAATAAGCAGATAAATGAAAcatgcttccctggaggctcagagggtaaaacgtctgcctgcaatgcgggagacccgggtttgatccctgggtcaggaagatcccctggagaaggaaatggcaacccactccagtattcttgcccagagaatcccatggacagagccggctggtaggctacagtccacggggttgcaaagagtcggagacaactgagcgacttcactcaaaTGGAACGTAATAGAGAGCCTACAAATATAATCAATTGATattaaatataatcaatatatatAATCAATTGATATTCAACAGAAGAGCAAAAGTAATACAATGGAGCacagatagtcttttcaataaacagtGCTGGAGCAACTGGAGATCCATAGgcaaaaaaatgaatttagtCACCTACCTTACATAATTCACAAACATTAATTCAAAGCACATAATAGACCAGAATGcaacaaacaaaattataaaactcttagaagaaaacatagaagaaaacctAGATGATCTTGGCAGTGGCAATGACTTTTAAGATAAAACACTAAAGGCAAAATCTGTGAAAGATGTTATTAATAAGCttgacttcattaaaaaaaatattctgctcTACAAAAGATAaagtcaagagaaagaaaagacaagtaacagaccaggagaaaatatttgtaaaagacaTATCTAATAAATTACTGTTTTTCAGAATATAACAAGAATTCATACTACTCAACAAGATGTAGATAAGAAACAAAATGTAGATAAAATTTGGGCCAAAGATTTTAAtatacttcaccaaagaagatatacaggtgTCAAATTACGATATTCTGCTGGCAGTGGGCCCCTGATCCATGAATAAAATCCTGACTGGTTTCAATAAACTGAAATAAAGGAGTTGCAAACGTTGATTTCAAAAAAAGTTGTCTGTTTCCAGCAGGGCAAGAATAAGAAAATAGATACAGTTGTCATTAGCAATTATCTTGTAACCCCCAAAGAGAGGAACTCTAGGATGAAGACCCTAAGGTCAACAGAATAGGGAAGTAAATAACCTGAGTCTTTGGTCATGGACTGGAACCGACTCTATCTTAGATGCCTAggtaaatgaaataattaattcTCTTATAGTTTACACTAGTTTGAGactagatttattttcttaatacccGAAAGCTTCCTGACTAATATACTCCCCCAAATATTGCTAATATGTACACATTCCCAGGGGTTGATTCATGTTGCATATAATAAAGCATGATGTTTCATATTACTTTAGGAATATTAACAATTAAAGACTAATTCTTTTTATCTGTGGAAACATCACTCAGTATATAAGGTTAATATAATTAAGAATATATTAACATTTTCCAATCATTTAGCAATATTTATTAAACTATAACTtcattcaaaagagaaaataggCAGAAAAATATCTCATTTCTTTAAGCTATGCACCTTTATATCTATTTCCATAATTTATGTTCATTTATTTGAATAAGTTTCCCTTTTTCAGGGTAAAAGAGATTCTATTTTAGTGTCTTTACCAAAGCCCTTAGGTTTTCTCTATTGTCTTTTCAAGGAAAACTCACTTTCCCTGTCACCACACAAACTAAGTTGCAAATGTCACATACTAGCATAAAGAGAATTTCCATTTCACCAGGAACCAAAATTTCATGCAAAGTAGACAACattttcatggtaaatagatctTAGGCATCAGATTACTTTAGAAGGGAAAATTTTTAAGtaactattaaaaatattcagaagacTCCTGTTCTATTCAGAAACCTAGAAATTACCAAGAAAACCTTTACAAAagagctttattattttattaaatagctgaatttattcaaatatttaaataaggtaaatcatctgcctgccaagcaggagacataggtttgatccctgggttggaaagatcccctagagaaggaaatggcaatccactccagtattcctgcctgaagaattccatggacagaggaacctggcaggctacagtccatggagtaacgTTAGacttgggcatgacttagcgactcaacaa
This genomic stretch from Cervus elaphus chromosome 22, mCerEla1.1, whole genome shotgun sequence harbors:
- the LOC122680070 gene encoding taste receptor type 2 member 10-like; translation: MLSIMESLLIFVAVSESILGLLGNGFIGLVSCIDCMKNKRISTISFILTGLATSRFCLIWTIVTDGFLKLFSPDVHSSGNLIEYNGYLWIVMNQSSIWFATCLSIFYFLKISSFSHRIFLWLKGRLNMVLFLLLGCLLISWLVTFPHFVKIANDNRKKNKSTGWSMDMYKDELFGKQIWLHLGVILLFILCLITCVLLLTSLWRHNRRMQLNATGFRDPGTEAHIKAMKVLVSFIILFILNFVGTAIQISSVTVPENKLLFIFGMTTTVLYLWGHLLILILGNRKLKQASLRVLKPLQCWEKEKLLRTP